The genomic interval AAATTCGCGCAGTTTGGCGGCCCAGCTCTCTTTGACTGCCTTCGCGAAGTACCCAAACTTCTTGTCGTAGTCGGTCTTCATGATGGCGTCGTAGTCGGACACGGCTTTTTCCAACATGTTGGCCAAAGCCTCGATCATGTAACCCCCTGTGCAGTGGGCGTCCACATCTTTGGCCTTCTCGATTTCCTCGAGGGTCTTGAAATTCCGCTCGGGACAGTCATTTGGGAAAAGCAGGTCGATGTCTTCGGGCTCGAGACCTTCCAAAGGATCAACCACCCCATACCACTGATCAGTGTCAAACGACTGCAGATCAACGGCCCAGTCTGTGCTCCCACGCATGTTCAAGGTCTCGTAATACCTCTCACGCTGGGCTTTGGTCTGCTCCGACATGTAGGCCACCCATTCGTAGTCGTTGTAGACGAGATAGTCGGTACCATCGTGATGATAGGAGATTGCTGAAGGGTTGGTCTCGATGATTGATTCGATCTCAGCATTGGAGATGTATCCTCTCGTCCCAGTGCATTTGCCGGGCGCTGCCTCTGAGTTTTCCTTGTCGCCCGTGAAAGTGCACAGGGGATCGACGCAGTCCTTTTCCGCCATTCGAAACGACCTCCCGTAGCTGGTTACGCCAACGACGACCTTGTTGGAAGGCATGCCCGCCTTGGTAATCATGCTCAACGCGGCCCTTGTCTCGGTGATGTTGACGTGCGATCGCAGGCAGTTGCCAGCCTCGCAGCCGTCAATGGCGTACTTGTTTCCAACGTCCCACTGGCCTGTCATATTGTTAGCGTGGAATGGAAATAAAACAGAGAGCACATACCATGGAGATCATAGGTCATATACACGACATAATCGATGTAGCTGGCCATTGTCGAGATGGGAAAGGCCTTGAGGTACCAGTATGAGGCCGGGGCGGCAAAAGACACAGTTTTGCTGGATGGAAGGGTGCTGCGAACGCTCTTAAGCCAGGTCGAGTAGTCGAGCCCCTCCACTGGATCACCAGCGGTGGGCATGTTGTCTGGAGCTCCAGGATACTCCCAGTCCAAATCAACGCCGTCCAAGTTGTACTTGTTGACAAAGTCGACAACATTCTTGCGAAAGACCTCACGGTTGGCTGGTTTGACAGCGTCGCGCAGGATTCTGTAGGTGCCCTCCTTGACGCTAAAATCCCAGCCGCCGAATGAAATGATCTTTTTGACGTCTGTCATGGTCATAAACCGGTCCCACTCGTCTTGCACATGAGAAATCACAACCTCGAATGTGGGAGAAACTTCAGCGAAAGCGAAATGGATGTGGGTATATCTGGAGGTGTCGATCTGGTTCACGTTCATTCGTAGGCATGGCCGGTTGCCATTCCAGGCTTCAAAGTATGCGATACGCATCTGATCGGCTGGAGGGGAGCTCTTGATGATTTCATTGCCGCAGTTTGAAACGCACGTGGTAGTGCCCGGGTTTCCAGTGACAGATTTGGTGATGCTGCAGAACTCATGGGTCATGCCACACTGTCCCCAATGATTGCAACAGACGTTTAGGGGGCACGGGTTGAGGTCCGCGAGGGCAGTATTGTTGGCCGGTCGTTTCGTGCCGAGAACTGTCGGGCCACACACAGCGGTCTCGTCTACAGTCGGCATAGGGGGGGTCCCTTCACTCAGACAGATCTTCAAGTTGACTTGAAGATTGTCACACCCATTCCAGCCATATGTGTTCTTGTTGAACTTGAAGAGATCAGCCTGGGTGAGCTGGTGACGGATGGCGGTCTTGTTGCAGCTGTCAAGGGGTTGGATGGTGTAGTCGAAGCAACTCCCGTCGGCATTCTTCTTGGGGCGTAAATCTGGAAGAGACCCACGACCACAGCAGTACGTCTGCCCTTCAGCGAGGTTCGCACAGAAGCCAGACTGGGGATTGAACTGGGTGATGTAATCTCCTGCAATACCACACTTGGTTGCCAGCTTATCACAGCCGTccccctcagcaacaacGGCGGTCTTGCATGTGCCATCGGCGTTGGGTGGCGGCCCTGGGGGAGGAACCCTGCCGTAATTACAGCAAAAGGGTTCGCCTATCTTCAGACCGTTGTCGTCCTGGCAGTTGAGCTGGGGGTTGTACTCGACGAACTTGGCGATGGAAATGGTGCAACGTTTGTCGGCAATTTGGAGACAGGTATTGCCAGCCATCACAGTCTTGGAGTTGGAGCACTCGTTCTCGGGGGGGACTCGGCCCGCGTTGCAGCAGAACGTGGTTCCGACTTTGAGGTTGTTGCAGTCGAGGTGAGGGTTGCGAGATttgaaggtggagagggaaacGGTACAGCGCTTGTCGGCCATGTATTCGCATGTCTGGTCTGCCTGGACAGTTTTCCAGTTGGTACAGTAAGGATCAGGAGCGGGTACGaggggagcgggaggtggCGTGGCCCCCTCTGTGCAACAAACATTCTGGCCAACCCACAGGTTCTTGCAGTCGATGCCAGGGTTGTAGGAGAGGAATCGATCCAGGGAAATGGTGCAGCGCTTGTCGGCAATCGTCTCGCAGGTGTTGCCGGCAACCACCTGCTTCACGTTGGAACAGTACTCCTGTCGGCCGGCGAGCCCGCGAAACATggagccactgtcacgcgCGCGGTGCATACGGTTCTGTGCGGTGAAGTTCGACGAGGAAGCGGTTGTGTGGttcgaggaagaagaagcagcggaaggggttgattggGCAGGCACGAGCAGTTTGATAGGCTCGCCCACCGCCTGGCTGGATGAACCCGCGGCGAGGCAGGAACCCTCGCTCCATGCGCGGATAGCCTGCTGAACCTTCGAGGCTGCGTCATTCCCCGCATGGACAACTACACCGACAACATAGTCGGCACTGTACCCGGACTCGCACACCTCACCAATGAGGTTATCCGAgaacccctccttttccgcCCGAGCAAGCAGGCGGTCAAGGGCATCTCCAGCAAGGCCCTGGCGGTGGGCCTGGGCGCCCACATAcaggccgacgacgacagtCCCAGAGTGGGCGAAGGCGACCTTGTTCTTGCCACACGAGGGCACAATGCTTTCCAGGTGGTTGGAAATTTGCTGTATTGAAGACACAACCCCGGCTGCGGCCTTGTCCGGCGCCTTTTGCCCGCCCGTCAACGCCAGACGAAGTGACGTTGAAGTCTCAACTTGGAAGACTGGTGCGCATTCACCGTCGTTGTCAAGAGATCTCTTCGACCCTCGGCCCGCCCCAGTAAGATCAGCCGTGCTAGAATCAGGGGTCAGTTGTATTCTGTCGTCCACAACACAAGGGAGGACGGGAGCTAACTTACCAGACACGCAACCCAACTGGTGTCATGTCTGTCTTGATCTCAGAGAATACAGGCATCTCAAACAGCACAGTCTTTTCACACTTGGCCATGCGCGCAACGTGTGGGTACACGTCCCACTTGAGAGAGTCGCTCCCAACGCTACTGCATGCCACAGGGCATCGATTGATGAGCTCAGTGGGAATGCGTTGTGCTGCTTCCAACCACTGTTGTTGGAGCTTTTCAACTGTCTTGGGGTCAGACAGGTCTGGCTGTGGTCGCGCTGCTGCATCGACGACCGGAAAGCTCTCAGAGTCCATGGGGAGCCCAGAAATCTCAAAGTGCTGAGGTATTTCAAATCCTTGGGCGACCACCATCGGCACCTTGACGCCCAAAAGGGCAAGGGCCACAGGTAACAACATGATTGCtcccagcaaaaaaaaacaaaagtaaAAGAGTGACAAAATGACTGACAAAAAGAATGACAATAGGTATCTGGCCCAGTCCTGTTTGAACAAGTACCGACAGAGACCTACAGTTGGCGAAGCTTCACGACACGGGCACCGCCCAATATATCCATGGTTCTGAACCACCTGTTGAACTTTTGCCATGGCTGGTCTTGATGCCGCATGTCAAGCTTTGCTCATGGATGCCAAGGTTTAATCACAATGCCAATTTTCCGAATCCACGATGTAACTGTACGTCAGCCCTAGAAAAGTCTAAGCATCGCACTAATCTTTGTTGAAGGATGCCTATTGCCACCTTCTTTGCAGCATTCGATCTACCAGGACCTCTTCGGGCATTGACGTAGTGGGCGCTCCGGGGTCTTGCTTCAGGGGCTCACAGGTCCATAGCAAAACCCCGACGGCATTTATAATCGTCGGAGTTTTGCGTGGTCTGGAACTCTTTAATTCCCAAAGACTGACAAAATATTACCCCATCTCGTTCCACATCCAgtgcttttgctgctggctAAATCGCTACCGAGGAGGTCAAATATCGGATGTCTAGATCAAGATGAGGCTGGACTGTTTTGCATCCTCGGCCGAATCAAGATTCCCGGAAGTTGGAACTAACCGCGGACCAATGCGACACTGCGTTACCCATCACACTCACCAAATATAGATGCAGTTTTCGAACTGTGATCCACTCTGACGGATGTGCCTGCGAGACGCTCTTGAAAGGGCTCTGTCTCGCTCAtccctttccttctctgTTCCGTTGACACCATCGCCCCCTTTGGTGCCGCTGCCTTCATTGTCATTCGTTTTCCAGGTTCTTTGAACCATCGCCACTCACTTCACTttcgtttttctttctcatcACCTTTGCTACAGGCGCCATGCGGTCCCGCCTGTCTTTTCCCCCATGGCTCCTGCTACTAGCCTTTCTGGTCTGCCAGGCCATGGCGGGGCCAGAGTCAAAGTACGCTCACGCTGCTGAGCGTGTCTTTGCCTACATGTTGTACCGTTTAGAAGAACTTTCACGGCCCCCTGGTTTTGATCCTACCCGGTACAGCATTGCCAAAGATTGTGCAGTAGGAAAGGGCAGGCCTTGCAACTTGGACGAGGTAAGGATATTCCAGTGTCCTGCAGTGTCTTTTATTCGCCCTACCTAACTTTGGAACCCTGCCAGTTCATCACTTTCATCTCTGGAGGCAAGAACGATGGCAAACCCGCCCTGTCGAACCATCTTCCCAAAGACCTTCCAACCAACTGGTACACAGACAAAAGCAAGATAGAAGATGTCATCAAAGCATATGCCCAAGCTCCAGATATGGACGGCAGCGTCAACGAACTACTCTCATCAGAGAAGATTTTGCAGTATTACGACCGGAAAACCAATCAGATGAAGGGTTCTGGCTACGTCGGCTTGTATCAGATCAATTACGACAAATTCATCTCGGAAGTGCAAACGCGGGTCCAGAATATACCGGCTAACCATCCGCAAAAAATCGAGGCAAACCTCATCGGCCCGAATCTCATGCCTCTCATGGaagacatcatcaagctGCGCAAGGCAtacaagctcaacaagatggaggaagagatgAGAAAGTTGTTCCCGAAGGATAGGAACGACATGGTTTACAGGATGGATAGCAAAGGACAGGCGATCAAGCCCCAGCTGGAACCGATCGAGTGGCATTACCACACCGGCACAAGCTTCGCAGGGAAGACCTTCAAAGCTTTGGACTTTGAGAAAACACAGAATGATCCGAACAATAAGACGACTTGGGAGCACTTCCAGACCAAAATTGACCTCCTCATGGAGCGAGTGCACAAGGGCACAGCCGGGGATGATCGCAATCTCTCCAAAGAGATGAAAGCGCTGAAAACCCACCAGCCTGTTATTGACGCCATGAGCTTCCTTTACACCAGACGCACTGGGAAAGCGCCCACGAACCTGTGTTGAGATTGGATATGGTGGAAGGCGATGGTGTGATTTGATGGGGTCAatgtttttggctttttgaaTAATGGAGAGTTTATCAGATACCTGGGTAGTTAGAGTAATGTCTTTGGGGGTAACGATTCAATGGGAGAACTTTTGTCTTTTCTGATTTCCTTTCTGTAAACGAGGCCTCAGTAGCCGTGAAATTGCCTGGCTGAGAGGGCTGAATATAGGTCCGTCTTCTTCCTGAGACCCTTTAACACCCGTGAAACTGTGAGACTATATCTTGAACCTAGAATAGGTTCGAGGCCTACCGGCGCCGACCTGTGGGGATACGGGGGATAGTGCAGCGGTTACAAAACCCATCTATCAATACATCCATGACCTTGCCTACTATTCAGCACCGACAGCGTCTGCCTGCTACCTTCACAGCG from Podospora pseudoanserina strain CBS 124.78 chromosome 6, whole genome shotgun sequence carries:
- a CDS encoding hypothetical protein (EggNog:ENOG503NUVP; CAZy:GH18; COG:G), with amino-acid sequence MLLPVALALLGVKVPMVVAQGFEIPQHFEISGLPMDSESFPVVDAAARPQPDLSDPKTVEKLQQQWLEAAQRIPTELINRCPVACSSVGSDSLKWDVYPHVARMAKCEKTVLFEMPVFSEIKTDMTPVGLRVCTADLTGAGRGSKRSLDNDVFQVETSTSLRLALTGGQKAPDKAAAGVVSSIQQISNHLESIVPSCGKNKVAFAHSGTVVVGLYVGAQAHRQGLAGDALDRLLARAEKEGFSDNLIGEVCESGYSADYVVGVVVHAGNDAASKVQQAIRAWSEGSCLAAGSSSQAVGEPIKLLVPAQSTPSAASSSSNHTTASSSNFTAQNRMHRARDSGSMFRGLAGRQEYCSNVKQVVAGNTCETIADKRCTISLDRFLSYNPGIDCKNLWVGQNVCCTEGATPPPAPLVPAPDPYCTNWKTVQADQTCEYMADKRCTVSLSTFKSRNPHLDCNNLKVGTTFCCNAGRVPPENECSNSKTVMAGNTCLQIADKRCTISIAKFVEYNPQLNCQDDNGLKIGEPFCCNYGRVPPPGPPPNADGTCKTAVVAEGDGCDKLATKCGIAGDYITQFNPQSGFCANLAEGQTYCCGRGSLPDLRPKKNADGSCFDYTIQPLDSCNKTAIRHQLTQADLFKFNKNTYGWNGCDNLQVNLKICLSEGTPPMPTVDETAVCGPTVLGTKRPANNTALADLNPCPLNVCCNHWGQCGMTHEFCSITKSVTGNPGTTTCVSNCGNEIIKSSPPADQMRIAYFEAWNGNRPCLRMNVNQIDTSRYTHIHFAFAEVSPTFEVVISHVQDEWDRFMTMTDVKKIISFGGWDFSVKEGTYRILRDAVKPANREVFRKNVVDFVNKYNLDGVDLDWEYPGAPDNMPTAGDPVEGLDYSTWLKSVRSTLPSSKTVSFAAPASYWYLKAFPISTMASYIDYVVYMTYDLHGQWDVGNKYAIDGCEAGNCLRSHVNITETRAALSMITKAGMPSNKVVVGVTSYGRSFRMAEKDCVDPLCTFTGDKENSEAAPGKCTGTRGYISNAEIESIIETNPSAISYHHDGTDYLVYNDYEWVAYMSEQTKAQRERYYETLNMRGSTDWAVDLQSFDTDQWYGVVDPLEGLEPEDIDLLFPNDCPERNFKTLEEIEKAKDVDAHCTGGYMIEALANMLEKAVSDYDAIMKTDYDKKFGYFAKAVKESWAAKLREFYYDSKVNNDDWYNCYKVGGSTKVSCPPKASQTTSVRMEVKNQKAFADHLMKEFSIDYADTMAGTVNLNLIPSGCVGTSPGNNYGNICGALPNPVGTEAIGVRLLREDLEIPNPKKEVGQSLENLRKLPKYLRSIVKLHRLGALHYETDLADVIDTTAPSVFMVQESVDAMKKAYEIGEDVEEEEKKRKQKDIIMWVLSAILFILPGAGQALAGFTRIAMIGRIASITAYTGGVAMSAYEVASDPENLVLGIFLVLVDLVPGVGSLKSTWKQGGAMRGKMTQADIDKMGPFVKNGLQQIDNIRQVCRRR